The sequence cgatgttttatttcaaagttgTAAGCAGATAACCGAACACCCCAGCGAGCTAGTCGACCGGTaggattatttaaatttaaaaaccattTCAAGGAAGCGTGGTCTGTATATACTAtgaatttatgtccgttttctaAATAGCATCTCCAATGTTCGATAGCAGTAAGTACGGCTAAAGCCTCTCTCTCAGTTGCACTATAGTTGCGTTCTTGGTCGTTAAGAGATTTGCTCATATAAGCTATAACTTTCTCATTACCATCCAAAGTTTGCGTAAGCACAGCTCCTAAGCCAAAATCACTtgcgtctgcgtggacttcgaATGGTTTTGAATAATCAGGGCAGGAAAGTACTGGTGCAGTCACTAGAcattctttaagttttttaaacgaACTCTCTGCTTCAGGTGTCCAACAGAAGGGTGGAGCATTTTTCTTTTGAGATGTTAGCTTATTTAAAGGTGAGGCCAAGGCGCTAAAATTAGGTATAAATCTTCGGTACCACGATGCGGTACCGAGAAATCTTCTCACTTCTTTACGGTTGCCTggtgttttataattaagtattgcTTCAATTTTTGTTGGATCAGCATGAAGTCCTTTGCAGTCTACTACATAACCTAAATAATTgagtttatttctaaaaaatttacttttttcaaaatttatagtTAGATTAGCGATCTTAAGTTTATTTAGAACACGTTTTAATAAGGCGATATGCTCTTCAAATGTAGGTGAGATTACTATTATATCGTCAACAAAAACGAACACCATGTGTTCAAATTCTGGGCCATAGAAAAGAGTATCTACAAGCCTTTGTTGGGTAGCTGGTGCATTAGTAAGACCGAAGGGCATTGACTTAAACTGAAATGTACCACGAGATGGTATATAAAAGGCAGTTTTACATCGGTCTTCTTTTTTAATTAGGATTTGCCAGAAGCTCTTAGATAGGTCCAAACTAGAGAGATATTTAGCATCACGAAGGTTATCAAGTATATCTGATATATAGGGTAAACTGTAGGCATCCTTTTTCGTAACTGCATTTAATTTTCTACTATCCAAACAAAATCGAagttctccatttttttttggagTTAGCAGTACGGGAGATGACCATGGGCTTTCACATGGTTCAACGACGTCATCCTGAAGCATCTCATCAAGTTGGCGACTTAAAATGCGTTGCTTCTCTGGAGACATCCTGTAATATCTCTGACGAATGGGGGCAGCATCCCCAGTGTCAATCGTATGAGTTATAAGAGAAGTTCTACCTAAACCACGCGTTTCATAtgaaatttctttaaattgGTCGATAATAACATTAGCCGTTCGTCTTTGGTTTTCCGTTAGACTATCGTAAGAACAAAGACGATCATTTTTATCGGTTATAGTTTTTACCAGAGTGGAGTTGGACCTTTCTACCATTTGGACAGCATCTAAGTTATTTgggaaaatattaaatgttttccaAAATAACTTGCCCCCAAAATAACGCCCCACGTTGGGCGCCATATGTTacactttagtttatttaatgaaacaCTTAAGCTAGATAGTATTACAGATTATTTATTGGCACAACAGGATTTCTAccatttacttaatatataagaatttaGGTGGGTTCTCGCACACTCATAGGATTCCCGTATCCGGCACTTAACACCACTTAACTTGCACTGTTGCGGAGAGTAGAGGATTCCCGTATCCGGCACTTAACACCACTTAACTTGCACTGTTGCGGAGAGTAGATGGAACGTAGAGGACCAACAAGACAGCCGAAGTATTATTCCGCAGCAGTAGGTGGGAAAAACCCTGAAATCCACAGAACCAGACATTTCACTAATTGTCTGATTTTGCAACTCGACTGCAACATCGTTACTGACTATTGATGTGACAATCTCAAGCATAGCAAGTGTCAAGCAAAGATCTAGATGAGGCAGTCCAGGCAAAATCAACAGGAATATAGAACAATTCGTTTTAGGTTAATACAATGATTGATATGTAGGTAcattgattataaattacacagttGTAGGAATGTTGTTCTATTAACAAATACCGAACTACTCAATTaggcatttattaattattatatattttagataatcagtgcttacattttattatactagGCTGTGGTAATCAGAAGGGTTACTTTAGCATAAGGCAGCGTAATTTCAATTAGCAATTTAGCGGAGAACACAGTACACCCTTTTGGTTACGTATAATGACTCAATAACTATAATCTAATTACTATTAACTGAATTACTTATTAAACAagagtttaatattataatgttgacAAATAACAAAAGACTAAAGGCGAACAGTAGGCAAGTGAAGGTAAGCATTATATTGTTATGTTCGTTTGTAGCATGGAAAATTCTAGatattaacttaacttaatctTAGATCTTACAACACTTACCCAATCCGGGGTTATTTAGCACTATACTAAGGGCACAAGACTTCACACGAACTAATTATTATCAAGttcaatttgtatgtatttGGTAGGAAGATTATAATTAACGCGTCCACCTCAGCCGTGAATCGCGATTACTTATGCACACTCGTACTCCCCTCTGCGCGGGAGTGCGCGAGTTGCGCGGGGGAAGGGTCGTAGCCGGAGTGTTacaatatgtacatatataatacGACATATTAAGGGATTTGTCACGACGGGCCTGCGGAGGTGCGAGATGTCAAGTTCCGATCTGCCAAGGACCTCTGAAAATCTTAGTTTGAAATCTTTAGAATCTCTCGGTAAGCAAATGTTGCCTCATGGTCCTAGAATGGCACCATCACACTGGAAGTAAGCAGCATTTCGCAGTCTTTTATTTCAGCTAGAGCAGCGAGATTATCCTGTGTTCAGCAGTGAGAGATATGAAGATGAGGCAGCAATAAACCAATAATCTAAAATCTCAAGTAATAACTCCTTTGAGCATTTGAACGAACGAACCTGTATGgaaaatttaaaggaaaattcTAGTTTGCATTCTAGTTAGTTATGTGTTTGGAATTAGCAGATTATACTTTGTTCTATTCTTCAAACTAGTTTTGACAACGATTACATTCTATTTAGTATTATTCTGGTTTTAACAGTGTCCACTGGGAATTTAAATTCCTGTTGGTCAGACTAAGCATCAATCTGATCAATAGGAAATACTTTCGTCaaggtcatcggtgacgcgaacCTTTGGAGTTTTATCCTAACGAAAATGGCTCAAAgcggctaaagaagttttcactctAAAATTGCCTTTTTCTTAAACTTATTAGTTAAAGAATTCCAAACAGTTAAAGTACTCCAAAGTTTATTTCCTTCAAACGTTATTTTGATATTTCAACTGCTCCTTTGggttttttctaattttctttGTTCACAGTTTCTCAGTTCAGTCTTTTGTGTGACACggaaatttatttgtatgtaggtTTACAGGTAGATCCATAAGATACTCAGACTGTTTCTATCGTAGTTTTGGCATTGATTTGGGTTTGGgtcgattattataataaatctgagatataaatacttcgtggtttttgtttaatatttgtcGAGTCAAAATACTGAATCTGTGTCactgttagttttaatgttatGTTACTATCGCAACCGTAACGGTTTCTTCTAACATAGTGTCAGTCACGACTCACGAAGTTCGATTTACGTGGAAACaggaaaataagatttttataatttcggtTAAACTGTTGATATTATGTTTACCATATGTTGATTCATATCGTGCCTGCAACTTGTATTTTACTTTTCACCATATCGATATCTGGCTATGAGGGtactttaaaatagtttttataacattttaactacgtttataatatgttttaaggtTTATATGTTAGTATCGAAGCTCACTGTAGATATGTATATCAcgtttcttaatttaattattagtttttatgaaatataaatataaaagaaactaCCAAGTGttttttagtatataaaaaaaatgttagtatCACAAACAGTTtcttcatcatgatcatcatctactttttgtatcacatttactttctgtaccgttaacattattatatatagttttagtattatttattttaccatatagtattttattttattttatatatgtactgtttttgtagcGCACCGCTATTTGAGCCAATttctcataatggttgcctggaagaaatcactataagtgataagataagccgcctttgttacacaaatttatttgacttgtacctttgttctcttttattcatttttcttgtgtgcaataataGTATGTTGTGCAACTAATGCggcaagttgtcgattgcccacgaaagcgaagttgaacgcacgagagaagccaGTGCGGTCattcgcttgagtgggtaatcgatgtcgcacttgttgcacatactattttgtattactcatgcggggaaagtttttaaactaattttaatttaattacaattttatttattaaattaaactgtcagacgcgtcaacctcaatttgcgtgtgccaagaataattttcactcaaattttaaaatgggcaaacggttctttttcaaccgcaacagcgagcgtcaagatactactttccccgcatgagtgatacaaagtatttttgattgattgattgatcatctcaacaatcatcatcatcgtctcaAATAGACGTCTAATTCTGGACATagataggtcttttgttggAAGTGCCAAATTCCATGTTTTCATTTATCACGTACCAGAGGTCAACGAAACAGTAGCTTTTTTGTGTTAGAGCTCGTCCGTGGTGGTACAACctttatgcttatttctgccgccaagcagcattgttgttccggtctgaagggcattgTTGCCGGTTTAATTTCTGGCACAACTACGCACATAAGtcgatttttttaatgtttatagacgagcgcttgactgcaatcacacctgatggtaaattttTATGCAGTGtgaggtggagcgcgcttgcctagaaggtgtctattcactcttgttttgaaggtactcatattgtaggttctggggaaaatggaagctggaaaggCATttcagatccttgcggtgcgaatcagaaacgaagatgcaaagcggtTTGTACGCTTCCATGTTATATCAACatttgttccttgcatgcattGTCGCTCTGTTCATAgttcttggtccgtcaattaaaacCATAAAAAGACCACCATACGTCAATGAGTACGGTGGGTCTGCAGTGTAGTTAATGATTTCGTGTCTAAACATAATTTCACTTTGGAAACAGAGAGCACGAAAGACCAATCGTCCACCCGAGCTAATACTTTACTAGACGATGCAGATGACATACAGAAGCAGCTTAACAATGAAGCACATGACAAAATGATGTATGGAAAGGTACAATGTCAGCATTTGTGTTTATACAGTTAAAATTTAGCTTAACCTTAGAAGAGTTTGCTTGTTGAATTGAACGCGATGTTTTCAGGAAATCCTAATCCGATTCCAAAaaatctttcagtgttggatagcccatttatcgaagaATGCTATaggctatacaacgtgtaacagaatgaAGCACTAATATTTAAAGGTGCATCAGTATATTTCATATGGAATCAccttatacaattttaaatcaaaagtaacatatttatttttccatacaaacgaattcaaaacattctaattgtttacttatgacaaccctattgaagataaaagactgacacgtgcatagtgcctacgctacgcgatgcaTACCTAACAGagtgacaggagtcatatgGTTTTAATCTTGCATATGATGTTGgaactgtatctgatttcttgcagtaaaaactgtggcagtggtttactgtaagactattaggttttcggtttaacagataagtctcagagacagtacataatgtacctctaaagcatgtgaagtattgttttggttttcatttacacgttgtatatcatcACGCAGAGACCAGTAGAAGCATAACACCAattaagaatgtttcaaaattggggttttcttttccttttgagagcttccgctgcgtaaacggctgaagtttatatataaacatgtatcacaaagttgttccgctttaaaagttctaaaaaacagtCTGCGACAGGAGAGATCTATCTTTTACGGTTGACTTATACTACTGGCAGACTAAAAGAGTTACGGGTTAACTTGTTAGGGTCACCCgcagcgccagggaggtcgtcaaaaaatatatctaatactGCAATCATGTGTTCAAATAACAGATTTTAGGTGACCGTTTTTAAtgcaaattagtttttttttaattttaagccgCAAGCTGTGTGGGTTTTGCACTTTCCGACGGATTTGCCGAGCGGCCAAACCAGACCATGGTCAAGATATGCACGAGATTTCGTTAGTTTTCATTTTTACTGCTTTATCATTGTGCCTTATTattgtcccactgctgggaacagGTCTATAATAGGAGAGAAGGATCGAGAGCTTGGAACTACCACGCTTCGGCAATGAGCGTGGGTGGGCTTAAGTAATGACCTTCGAATCCtatgttaatattatactaCAGGCTATGGTaatcttataatttttactagctgttgcccgtgacttcatctgcgtttgattttgtttcttgatgtggcatgaaatttagttgtagatctaaaaaaaaaattaagtattcagtatcgctaagccgcaaatgaggggtttgctgctgtcagctgaagagttctgtcctctatctacaaccacagtttgggcaaaattaaacacaaataaatattataacctctatagtacaaaaataattatttaaatcggtaataacttgttggagttatggtgtaaatcgtcaaacactcatcccctcccCAGAAAAAAACTGGTCAAAAATAGGTGCGTCAGTTTTAGGAAAATGCTAACAGTttcgttaattttaaaatgtatatatttcgTGCTCTGTTTACGTGTCATATACAATACTATAACAATTTGTTGGTaagctttgtttattttatctatttcagAATGTAACACAATTTCAGGAGAATTTTCAGCAAAGCAAGACCACGAAAAAGATgcgtatgtatttttattgttcgtTCGCGGTAAGAACTGTGGTTACGTTAAAAGAAGatcaatttttgtaataaacagcACAGCCCCGTTAAAAATCTAGTTAGTAGAAAAGAGttcggttttttgttttttactagtTCCATAAAAATGAGATGAATAAGAAAGTAAAGTAATTATGCTCTTCACTTGGCTTTTGGTGCACTACCGTGCCCACAGAAAATCCGTCACTTTTTATCTCTTTTTCGGACGTTCAGCGCAAACTGTTTGCTTTTTCACTAGAAATAACGAAAACAGGCCAAATTCGTCTGTGAAAGCTTAGTTTTCAAGAACACTTTGTGACAGCACAGCTTctagtagtaggtatattgaCCTCTCCGATTATGCAATGTGCATTTCACgcacattttcctttatatactagggtaatagcccagtgggtaagacttcacATTGGGgggatcgagttcgaatcccagtacgcacctctatctaagttatgtgcgtcttagGCAATTAcaatttgacagccggttggcgcagtgggcagtgaccctgctttccgcgtccaaggccgtgggttcgattcccacaactggaaaatgcttgtgtgatgaacatgaatgtttttcagtttctgggtgtttatctgtatattataagtatttatgtgtattatattcataaaaatattcatcagatatcttagtacccataacacaagctacgtttactttggggctagatagtgatgtgtgtatagtcgtagtatttataaaaaaaaatcacttcaacggtgaaggaaaacatcgtgaggaaaccggcatgcctaagagttctctagaatgttctcaaaggtgtgtggagtccaccaatccgcactgggccagcgtggtggaactacggccttaaccccttctcactgtgggaggagactcgtttcctatagtgggccagtaataggttgatacgATGACTAGGGTGAATGAACTCTTTGAAGAATAGgagttaatgaaaaaaaaacgttaattgAGCTTAGTATGGGTACTACCCATTGATGTAATATGTAACTAGAAAGCTCACTGCTAGTATCTgattataacataattttataatttcagataaaacagtattaaaagaaagaaaatggaGTTACAAAGGTATAAATcaccaatattatttattgtttgaaaaaaagTAATCTGAAGTGGCTACAACAAAAATACTTGTCTGATTCTTGATGACTTTGTTTAAGATTAtcaaatcaaatttataaatatgttcaacCCGGTCCATCAATTTCGAGTTTTTTGTTGGCAAACGCAAGTGAATTGCTCTTAATACACCtacatagatttttaaatttgtaaacgtttattatagttttttacaaatcccgtggaaacgtTACTTTCCGTCCTTCCAACTAAAGCTCTGGCGAAATTCAAGTAGATTGTTAGCTTAGTTGTTTCACTCGATAGCTCTCCGTTGGCCCAACGAGCATGGGATAGGGGGTCTGCAATACGTACCCCCTAGGGAGTCAAGTGTTTAATATATCGGTCGGATTGTTTGCAAAGTCAGGGATTGAGAGGACACACAaaccaacacactttcgcatatataatacGTAGTAGTAAGGATAGTTccgttttttatataatttttggtagattatattaattatgggtagttatttaatgtatgtttataacttatttgtatatatatgtaatctttatatatatatttcttgtgtgtgtgtgtgtatgccactgaactcctcctatacggctggaccgatttgaatgaattttttggtatgcgtttggatggcaccctggatggctTAGATTCACacatcagcccgacagatggcgctagggtccgctagtatatatatacatatctcCCTCCCTAGGGGATACCTATTGCACACCCCCTATAACCTTGAAAAATTCGCTTAGCGATACGGCTAccaaattgatttttttattgttgtataataaaagtgtattcattcattcattaattgatAGGTGGATTTCATTatccttaaaaaaaatgtataataataataaataaatatactacgacaatacacatatcgccatctagtcccaaagtaagcatagcttgtgttattggtactaagatgactgaatattgttatgaataatttacataaatacttacttataatatacagataaacacccagacactgaaaaacattcctgttcatcacacgaacattttccagatgtgggaatcgaacccacggccttggacgcggaaagcagggtcactgcccactgcgccaatcggccggccaAAAGTATTCCACCAATACTTTCGTCTTTTCTTTTACAGATCAatcaaaatggaaaaaatactATCCAGCTTGCGGAGGCCATTCTCAGTCGCCAGTCGACCTGCCACCCGTGGGACTAATAAATACCAAAGGATGCAGAGAACTTTCTTTCCTCAATTATGATGATGTACCAAAAAATATGACGTTGAAGAATGATGGCAAACGGCGTAAGATTTGATGATTTACGAGTATAACTACTTAATTCCACTGATGTTGGTTACTTGAACCAGCACACGAGCAGGTCCTCAAAAATTACAGGTACTAATAAGAAATAAACGACAAAATCTTGCAGAAAATTTGACCATAAACAATCTAGAATAACAGAATTTAGGCACTAGTCCACACTATCAGCTTAATGGTCTTGCTGTCATTGGCGTTGACATAAATTGCCCCCTCTGAAACGACTAGCGTTTAAGACTCAGTTGGAATGGGCAAATGCGATTCAACGCTCTTCGCACTACTCCTCTTGCGTTACGGATATCAGCTACCCGGCGGCCTCCATCAGAAACTTGGTAAAGTTCACTGACCCTGCCCAGGCGCCAGTTGGGAGGTGCGACGTGGTATTCTTGCAATACGAGATTCCGCGCGCGCAGCTTTTCTTGATTGGAACGCCACTTGGTGCGATGTAGAAGATCGCTGATGTAGTCCCGTATAAACTATCATTTCTACTCGGCATCAACTATTACTCCTGCAGTGACAGTTAATGCCGAATTAAAGTAAGTAGGTTTTggttaaaagatatttatttccataaaagGTACACGTCACTTATATGGAAACAAGAAACTAATAGGTAATATCGTGTCGCTCGTAATTCTGTACTATTATAATGGTTGATATCGAGCTGAAGAATGGTTGATGGCTCGTTATCCACTCGTAAATTGGAGTTGAACCGGTGTGGAAACTGTTGAACTGTTGGAACAGTGTTAATACGTTTTATTACCGAAACAGAGATTTTGATCATAAGAAAGGCTCCTTGGAAgccatttagatttttttaccaTTTGTTCGTTGAACTGAGAcaaacaaatattctttatttttcacgACGCACACTGTAATGTTGTAATGCAATATGAAagatatattgttatattatggTTCTAATGACGCTGAATAACTCGTACGCTGAATACGCTGATAAAACTGCCATTTTAGGATCGATCGTATTGCAAAATATGTCCCGCCATTTTATGATCCTTTAATGCTTTGATATTTAATGTGGATAACGTCGTCCCTTGTCAAAATGTACCAAGGATGAATGTGGACCCTATTCTTAACGTACGACGTAATATTAATGGATTGGGCCTTAAGTATGTACCATATGCATGATATTTGTTAGATAGTTGTGAAAAGAGAACATTTTGAAAGGGAGCGCTccacttttaatttaagtttgtttcgAGATTTGTGTACGATCGACTCAGTACTCAGACACTAGCCACACGCAGCATAATTTTTACGACCTCCCCGGTGAAgaaagcgctgtggttttaggtgggaggtccctggttcgatctccggcaggggcaattttggaatttatgacttctatattttctctggtctagtctaatgggaggcttcggccgtagcctTTTAATatcctatcgacaaagacgtgccgcaaacgAATTTAGCagtccggtgcgatgtcgtgtattCCATTATTAAAAATGATTACGTGTGAACTTCGTCTGGCTAAACTAACACGTAAATCTAAATTACTACAAGATTGATTATTTTTGCAAATCTCATTTAACAATATAATGACGAATCAAGGTGCTTTATACGTATGCATGGACAGAGTTCAATTCTTGTTGAATGAGAATTCTGAAGCCGACGTACAAATGCAATTTGAATTCATTCCAGTCGTTCTCTCCGGCGAGTGGGAATGCAATCGTCAACCCGTCGTATACGGCGGCGCGGCTCACAGCCGCCGATATTTGTTCCACTCGGTAACCCTCCGTTGGCCCTCCGAGCATCGGATAGGGGGTCTGCAATACCCCCTAGAGAGCCAAGTCATCCATATATCGGCTGAGCACAAAACGCTTGAGGACGCTATCAAAGCCACGCCTCGGGACGCCCAAGCGATACTTGGTATCGTAAACTTTTACAAGGTATAATgagaaaaacatttttgtctTATAAGTGAGAGGTCTTGGGTTCGTTGACTTCTAAACTAACTGTTTCTGTGGTACTATCTGGGATTCTTCGGCCGCGGCTGGTTAGTTAGTTGTAGGAGTAGTAtagcttttcgtgacagagctcgtccggggaagttctacagccatacttatttctgccccTAAGTAGCATTGCTACACGATGGCAGAAACCGGTCTGAAgcgtgtggttgccggtgtaattacaggctttaCACCTATTTCCGCCTCAGATTGACGGACTCAGGGCGACACTCTGCAGACTGCAAAGTGATGCGTTTATAGTCGATGGGTTTCCACTAACTATGGACAATCTTAgtacatcaattattactaaaaataactaTCGCCAGACAAcgtatagtttacattaaagacgaattgtaatagtatttactgttattaatgtatttatgatatgttaaagtatatattagattattattattttttttttatatttattatattatgtattttttttaatatgcacaacctgcagtctgttatcctttttgttttccttatcctaaggttacctggaagagataGCTACGAAGCGAtacggccgccttttgtatgctgcttctgtgtgtgtttttttttaattcttctgtatttttatttgggtgcaaataaagagtataaataaatgtagagTTCCAGTACGACGTCAATAGGGGTACGataccaattaggggtatgggttaaatataaccataaacaggttagcccgctaccattttagattgcatcaccagttaccaccagatgagattgcagtgaagggctaacttgaaatcgaaaaaattttataaaattaaaattcatataaaaac comes from Pararge aegeria chromosome 9, ilParAegt1.1, whole genome shotgun sequence and encodes:
- the LOC120626406 gene encoding carbonic anhydrase 1-like produces the protein MLIHIVPATCILLFTISISGYEESTKDQSSTRANTLLDDADDIQKQLNNEAHDKMMYGKPQAVWVLHFPTDLPSGQTRPWSRYARDFNVTQFQENFQQSKTTKKMHKTVLKERKWSYKDQSKWKKYYPACGGHSQSPVDLPPVGLINTKGCRELSFLNYDDVPKNMTLKNDGKRLVLSGEWECNRQPVVYGGAAHSRRYLFHSVTLRWPSEHRIGGLQYPLESQVIHISAEHKTLEDAIKATPRDAQAILGIVNFYKYSNDTQHGLEELLLGAKNSPNQEVGMLPKPLACFNPPMKEYVAYQGSLTMPPCSENILWLVRARALPVTRKMVDIVYDLIAEPGLRGSFIRQPQPLNDRKVYFFK